The window AAAATGAATGCCAGCTATTTATAAATTCAGGAGCATAGGCAAATCTGTTTTTATGTAGTTTTGGAACTACACATGTTCAAAACTTAAAACAGTCATAGTTCTTTAAAATGCAGTAAAATATATTTTTGAAAAGTACTGCAGAAGAGTGAAACAACATATTGGCTTGTCATAAATCTGTTCTATCTTTAtaaaaaaatctgaaaaacaGATTGCAGTATCAGATTGACTTAACAGACTGACTTTCTGTCACAGCCATTATGCATAGTCTGCTGCCTTGGTCAGATTAGTACAGTATACATTAATCTTGCTTGAAAATAGTAAAAGCTTCTTGCTTAGATTTCATGCAGGATTTTGCAAATGATGTTACTTTCCGCAGAGCTTGTGACAGGCCTTCTCCAGTAATTGCACAACAAGGCTGTACATACCAGTTTCGATCATGACAGTGCTTTTTCATATTGAGTCTCCTGGTTATTTCCACAGCATCTAGAGCTCCAGGAAGATCCTGCTTGTTTGCTAGTACAACCACGGGCACATTTTTAATGTTGTCATTCCTCAAAATAAGCTCTAGTTCTTTCTTTGACTCTTCCAAGCGTTGCT of the Hemicordylus capensis ecotype Gifberg chromosome 3, rHemCap1.1.pri, whole genome shotgun sequence genome contains:
- the ARL14 gene encoding ADP-ribosylation factor-like protein 14, whose protein sequence is MGLVSAKQFKVKQAQVLMLGLDSAGKSTLLYKLKFNDVFLTLPTIGFNVEMIETEENIALTIWDVGGQHKMRTAWDNYLENIDGLVYVVDSTDKQRLEESKKELELILRNDNIKNVPVVVLANKQDLPGALDAVEITRRLNMKKHCHDRNWYVQPCCAITGEGLSQALRKVTSFAKSCMKSKQEAFTIFKQD